The genomic interval CTGGTCGAAACGCGGCCTCAGATTGACCGATATCGTGATGACGGCGCGGCTGAGCTCGTCGGCCTTGGCCGCAAGCCCGACCAGCGCATCATCGTTATCGGCATTTTGCTTGACGCTGTCCTGAAGCGCGCCCAGCTGAACCTTCGCCTTTTCGATTTCCTTCGCCGCCTGATCGGACGGCGTATCGGTAAGCGGCGCCTCCGCCGTCGCCTGCGTCTGCGGCTCCTGCGCCACGGCTGCGGCACCCTCGAAATGCGCGCCGGCAAGCGCCAGCGTCATCAGAAGAATTGTGCGAAGCAGGATCGTTCTCAGCCGCAAAAGCGCCTCCGGAAAGGTTGTCGTCGGGATAGAATGCCAGCTTGTCTTAGCAAAGAAAGGCGACAGAAAGGCGGAAAATACCTAAAGCGCCTCGCAGCGAGCTTGAAGAACATGCATGGCAAGCACTCAGAAACCGGCGTTGGGCCGGGAAAGATAGTCACGCTCTTCCGCCGTCGACGCCCGCCCGACGATGGCATTACGGTGCGGAAATCGGCCATAGGCGGCGATCACATCACGGTGACGAATGGCATAATCTAGGTATTCCGCGTCGCCGAGCGCGGTAAACAGTTCCACCGAACGCTCCTGCTCGCCGAGGTCTTCGGCATGTTCGAACGGCAAGTAGAAGAAGGTGCGACAGGCGATCTCCACCGCCTGATCGCTGCCGGCAGCAAGCGCCAGTTTGGCCTCCCGAAGCGCCAGCCCGTCGGTCGCAAAGGCAAGCGGCGTGCCGCGATAAATGTTGCGGGGGAATTGGTCGAGCACGATGACGGCAGCAAGCCGGCATAACGGATCGGCCCGCCATTCGTCACCGACGCCCGCGGCAAGTGCGAGGTGGGTGTCGCGGAAAACGTCGCGGATCTCGATATCGAGCTCCGGCGTCGGACGG from Rhizobium lentis carries:
- a CDS encoding DUF924 family protein, which produces MTAIRTPREVYDFWFVRCGRELWFRPTPELDIEIRDVFRDTHLALAAGVGDEWRADPLCRLAAVIVLDQFPRNIYRGTPLAFATDGLALREAKLALAAGSDQAVEIACRTFFYLPFEHAEDLGEQERSVELFTALGDAEYLDYAIRHRDVIAAYGRFPHRNAIVGRASTAEERDYLSRPNAGF